The following are encoded together in the Cervus elaphus chromosome 23, mCerEla1.1, whole genome shotgun sequence genome:
- the ZNF512B gene encoding zinc finger protein 512B isoform X1 — protein sequence MTDPFCVGGGRRVPGSSRSGPGKDGSRNEVRLPVLHEPPKLGLPVVRAGQTVPSQAALCFDLESPAGDRTEGKKKGRPKAENQALRDIPLSLMNQWKDEFKAHSRVKCPNAGCWLEFPSIYGLKYHYQRCQGGAISERLTFPCPFCEAAFTSKTQLEKHRIWNHMDRPLPAPKPGPVSRPVTVNRPVGVSKPIGVSKPVTISKPIGISKPVTVSRPVPVSKPVTVSRPVPVTKPVTISRPVPVTKAVPVTRPMPVNKPIPVTKSVPIAKPVTVNKPVPVTKPVTINKSVPMTKLVTVTKPVPVAKPVTVSRPIVVSKPVTVSRPIAISRHTPPCKVVLLTKSENKAPRAAGRSSGRKRTADGLDACPIPPKHARPENGEYGPATPEQSSAFQLSTDPSSSPLSLGSRPSGGKEVPRAPGPGSPPEEGAERIKHRRKQKTPKKFTGEQPSISGTFGLKGLAKAEDKARIHRAKKQEGPGPEDTRKKGPAPTSTVSKDVPAPMTHPAAGHLGAPAPHLRPWPCPAGGPEEQWQRAIHERGEAVCPTCNVVTRKTLVGLKKHMEVCQKLQDALKCQHCRKQFKSKAGLNYHTMAEHSTKPSDAEASEGSEQEERERLRKVLKQMGRLRCPQEGCGAAFSSLMGYQYHQRRCGKPPCEVETPSFPCTHCGKPYRSKAGHDYHVRSEHTAPPPEEPSDKAPEAEDPLGVERTPSGRIRRTSAQVAVFHLQEIAEDELARDWTKRRMKDDLVPETARLNYTRPGLPVLNPELLEAWKNEVKEKGHVNCPNDCCEAIYSSVSGLKAHLASCSKGDHLVGKYCCLLCPKEFSSESGVKYHILKTHAENWFRTSADPPPRHKGMDSPVPRKEKSPASGKKRGRKPKERPSEEPAPGTPPRQDDWPPAGRDKGVRGSTGRKVGAGKAPEK from the exons ATGACCGATCCCTTTTGTGTTGGAGGAGGCCGCCGGGTCCCAGGATCCAGCAGGAGCGGGCCTGGGAAGGATGGCAGCCGGAACGAGGTCCGACTTCCTGTGCTCCATGAGCCCCCAAAGCTGG GGCTGCCAGTGGTCCGGGCTGGGCAGACGGTGCCCAGCCAGGCCGCACTCTGCTTTGACCTGGAAAGTCCAGCTGGCGACAGGAcggaagggaagaaaaaggggCGTCCAAAAGCCGAGAATCAGGCACTCCGAGACATTCct CTCTCCCTGATGAACCAATGGAAAGACGAGTTCAAGGCGCACTCGAGGGTAAAGTGTCCAAACGCCGGGTGCTGGCTGGAATTTCCCAGCATCTACGGGCTTAAGTACCACTACCAGCGGTGCCAAGGG GGTGCCATCTCAGAAAGGCTGACCTTTCCCTGTCCCTTCTGTGAGGCTGCATTTACCTCCAAGACCCAGCTGGAGAAGCACCGAATTTGGAACCACATGGACcgacccctgcctgcccccaagCCTGGGCCAGTCAGCCGGCCAGTCACTGTCAATCGGCCGGTTGGGGTTAGCAAGCCCATTGGAGTAAGCAAACCTGTCACTATCAGCAAGCCCATTGGCATCAGCAAGCCAGTGACAGTCAGCCGGCCCGTGCCAGTCTCCAAACCAGTGACAGTCAGCCGACCGGTGCCAGTCACCAAACCAGTGACGATCAGCAGGCCCGTGCCGGTCACTAAAGCTGTCCCGGTCACTAGGCCCATGCCAGTCAACAAGCCTATACCCGTCACCAAATCTGTACCAATTGCCAAGCCAGTGACAGTCAACAAACCGGTGCCAGTCACCAAGCCAGTGACCATCAACAAGTCGGTGCCGATGACAAAGCTTGTAACAGTTACAAAACCCGTGCCAGTTGCGAAGCCAGTGACGGTCAGCAGGCCCATTGTGGTCAGTAAGCCAGTGACGGTCAGCAGGCCCATTGCCATCAGCAGACATACACCACCCTGCAAGGTGGTGCTGCTGACCAAGTCTGAGAACAAAGCTCCTCGGGCTGCAGGGAGGAGCAGCGGTAGGAAAAG GACTGCGGATGGCCTGGACGCCTGCCCCATCCCGCCCAAGCACGCGAGGCCAGAGAACGGGGAATACGGCCCGGCCACCCCGGAGCAGAGCTCGGCCTTCCAGCTGAGCACAGACCCCAGTAGCAGCCCCCTTTCTCTGGGCAGCAGGCCCTCAGGGGGCAAGGAGGTGCCGAGGGCTCCAGGTCCCGGGTCCCCACCTGAGGAGGGTGCAGAGCGCATAAAGCACA gaaggaaacagaaaacaccCAAGAAGTTTACGGGTGAGCAGCCGTCCATCTCAGGGACTTTTGGACTCAAAG GgctggccaaggcagaagacaAAGCCCGCATCCATCGGGCCAAGAAACAGGAGGGTCCAGGCCCTGAGGACACGCGGAAGAAGGGGCCAGCCCCCACCAGCACTGTCAGCAAGGACGTGCCGGCTCCTATGACCCACCCAGCCGCAG GTCATCTGGGAGCTCCTGCCCCTCACCTGAGGCCCTGGCCTTGCCCTGCAGGTGGCCCTGAGGAGCAGTGGCAACGGGCCATCCACGAACGGGGGGAAGCTGTCTGCcccacctgcaatgtggtcaCCCGCAAGACCCTCGTCGGGCTTAAGAAGCACATGGAAGTGTGTCAGAAG CTGCAGGATGCACTGAAGTGTCAGCATTGCCGCAAGCAGTTCAAGTCCAAGGCCGGCCTCAACTACCACACCATGGCTGAGCACAGCACCAAG CCCTCTGATGCCGAGGCCTCGGAAGGGAGCGAGCAGGAGGAGCGGGAGCGGCTGCGGAAGGTGCTGAAGCAGATGGGCCGATTGCGCTGCCCCCAAGAG GGCTGCGGGGCTGCCTTCTCTAGTCTCATGGGCTACCAGTACCATCAGCGACGCTGCGGAAAGCCACCCTGCGAAGTGGAGACCCCATCCTTCCCCTGCACCCACTGTGGCAAGCCCTACCGCTCAAAAGCAGGCCATGACTACCACGTGCGCTCAGAGCACACAGCCCCG CCCCCTGAGGAGCCCTCTGACAAGGCCCCTGAGGCTGAGGACCCGCTGGGTGTGGAGCGGACTCCCAGTGGCCGTATCCGCCGCACGTCGGCCCAGGTCGCTGTGTTCCACCTGCAGGAGATCGCAGAGGACGAGCTGGCCCGAGACTGGACCAAGCGGCGGATGAAGGATGACCTGGTGCCTGAGACTGCACGG CTCAACTACACACGGCCGGGCCTTCCTGTGCTGAACCCCGAGCTGCTGGAGGCATGGAAGAATGAGGTCAAGGAGAAAGGCCATGTCAACTGCCCCAACGAT tgcTGTGAAGCCATCTACTCCAGCGTGTCCGGCCTCAAGGCCCACCTGGCCAGCTGCAGCAAG GGGGACCACCTGGTGGGGAAGTACTGCTGTCTGCTGTGTCCCAAGGAATTCAGCTCCGAGAGCGGCGTCAAGTACCACATCCTCAAGACCCACGCGGAG AACTGGTTCCGCACTTCGGCAGACCCACCTCCCAGACACAAGGGCATGGACTCCCCTGTGCCCAGGAAAGAGAAGAGTCCAGCCAGCGGGAAGAAGCGGGGCCGCAAGCCCAAAGAGCGGCCCTCTGAGGAGCCAGCCCCCGGGACACCTCCCCGCCAGGACGACTGGCCCCCAGCAGGCAGAGACAAGGGGGTCCGGGGCTCCACTGGCCGGAAGGTGGGAGCCGGCAAGGCACCCGAGAAGTGA
- the LOC122681093 gene encoding basic proline-rich protein-like: protein MATPSLGQVVEMPNRFHPWEGRERACAQRGAQPAPPGPCAPRPAPRPGPARPRPAPGPGLLSAAGKRPAAPSAAPPGGPRAGRAPDPDPALKSGGPGSEPPPAAPAAPGPPRLSPRPALAPRPCLLLLQKKSPFWFTAFGPPPPPQARGIGPSGARQGPHRPQVTGGWRGQPPGVRPLDGLIRAPGPRPGSRAERPGPRSRLQRRLRSARGTPFHPSEGPTSATLLAPQGG from the exons ATGGCCACACCTTCCCTGGGCCAGGTCGTAGAGATGCCTAATCGCTTCCATCC GTGGGAGGGGCGGGAGCGCGCATGTGCGCAGCGCGGCGCGCAGCCTGCGCCGCCTGGACCCTGCGCCCCTCGCCCCgcgccccggcccggcccggcccggccccggccTGCGCCCGGCCCCGGCCTGCTGAGCGCCGCAGGTAAGCGCCCCGCCGCGCCCTCGGCCGCGCCCCCGGGCGGCCCCCGCGCTGGCCGCGCCCCCGACCCTGACCCCGCGCTCAAATCGGGGGGGCCGGGCTCCGAgcccccgcccgccgcccccgccgcgccCGGACCCCCGCGCCTCTCCCCGCGCCCGGCGTTGGCGCCGCgtccctgcctcctccttctccagaaAAAGTCGCCATTTTGGTTCACTGCCTTTGGGccgcccccccctccccaggctcgCGGGATCGGCCCTTccggggccaggcagggcccGCACCGGCCGCAGGTGACAGGTGGGTGGCGAGGCCAGCCTCCAGGTGTGCGTCCCCTGGACGGCCTCATCCGCGCGCCCGGGCCTAGGCCGGGGTCCCGGGCTGAGCGGCCTGGACCGCGGTCCCGCCTCCAGCGTCGCCTGCGGTCAGCGCGTGGCACTCCTTTCCACCCCAGTGAGGGTCCCACCTCTGCGACCCTGCTGGCTCCTCAGGGAGGGTAG
- the ZNF512B gene encoding zinc finger protein 512B isoform X2 has translation MTDPFCVGGGRRVPGSSRSGPGKDGSRNEVRLPVLHEPPKLGLPVVRAGQTVPSQAALCFDLESPAGDRTEGKKKGRPKAENQALRDIPLSLMNQWKDEFKAHSRVKCPNAGCWLEFPSIYGLKYHYQRCQGGAISERLTFPCPFCEAAFTSKTQLEKHRIWNHMDRPLPAPKPGPVSRPVTVNRPVGVSKPIGVSKPVTISKPIGISKPVTVSRPVPVSKPVTVSRPVPVTKPVTISRPVPVTKAVPVTRPMPVNKPIPVTKSVPIAKPVTVNKPVPVTKPVTINKSVPMTKLVTVTKPVPVAKPVTVSRPIVVSKPVTVSRPIAISRHTPPCKVVLLTKSENKAPRAAGRSSGRKRTADGLDACPIPPKHARPENGEYGPATPEQSSAFQLSTDPSSSPLSLGSRPSGGKEVPRAPGPGSPPEEGAERIKHRRKQKTPKKFTGEQPSISGTFGLKGLAKAEDKARIHRAKKQEGPGPEDTRKKGPAPTSTVSKDVPAPMTHPAAGGPEEQWQRAIHERGEAVCPTCNVVTRKTLVGLKKHMEVCQKLQDALKCQHCRKQFKSKAGLNYHTMAEHSTKPSDAEASEGSEQEERERLRKVLKQMGRLRCPQEGCGAAFSSLMGYQYHQRRCGKPPCEVETPSFPCTHCGKPYRSKAGHDYHVRSEHTAPPPEEPSDKAPEAEDPLGVERTPSGRIRRTSAQVAVFHLQEIAEDELARDWTKRRMKDDLVPETARLNYTRPGLPVLNPELLEAWKNEVKEKGHVNCPNDCCEAIYSSVSGLKAHLASCSKGDHLVGKYCCLLCPKEFSSESGVKYHILKTHAENWFRTSADPPPRHKGMDSPVPRKEKSPASGKKRGRKPKERPSEEPAPGTPPRQDDWPPAGRDKGVRGSTGRKVGAGKAPEK, from the exons ATGACCGATCCCTTTTGTGTTGGAGGAGGCCGCCGGGTCCCAGGATCCAGCAGGAGCGGGCCTGGGAAGGATGGCAGCCGGAACGAGGTCCGACTTCCTGTGCTCCATGAGCCCCCAAAGCTGG GGCTGCCAGTGGTCCGGGCTGGGCAGACGGTGCCCAGCCAGGCCGCACTCTGCTTTGACCTGGAAAGTCCAGCTGGCGACAGGAcggaagggaagaaaaaggggCGTCCAAAAGCCGAGAATCAGGCACTCCGAGACATTCct CTCTCCCTGATGAACCAATGGAAAGACGAGTTCAAGGCGCACTCGAGGGTAAAGTGTCCAAACGCCGGGTGCTGGCTGGAATTTCCCAGCATCTACGGGCTTAAGTACCACTACCAGCGGTGCCAAGGG GGTGCCATCTCAGAAAGGCTGACCTTTCCCTGTCCCTTCTGTGAGGCTGCATTTACCTCCAAGACCCAGCTGGAGAAGCACCGAATTTGGAACCACATGGACcgacccctgcctgcccccaagCCTGGGCCAGTCAGCCGGCCAGTCACTGTCAATCGGCCGGTTGGGGTTAGCAAGCCCATTGGAGTAAGCAAACCTGTCACTATCAGCAAGCCCATTGGCATCAGCAAGCCAGTGACAGTCAGCCGGCCCGTGCCAGTCTCCAAACCAGTGACAGTCAGCCGACCGGTGCCAGTCACCAAACCAGTGACGATCAGCAGGCCCGTGCCGGTCACTAAAGCTGTCCCGGTCACTAGGCCCATGCCAGTCAACAAGCCTATACCCGTCACCAAATCTGTACCAATTGCCAAGCCAGTGACAGTCAACAAACCGGTGCCAGTCACCAAGCCAGTGACCATCAACAAGTCGGTGCCGATGACAAAGCTTGTAACAGTTACAAAACCCGTGCCAGTTGCGAAGCCAGTGACGGTCAGCAGGCCCATTGTGGTCAGTAAGCCAGTGACGGTCAGCAGGCCCATTGCCATCAGCAGACATACACCACCCTGCAAGGTGGTGCTGCTGACCAAGTCTGAGAACAAAGCTCCTCGGGCTGCAGGGAGGAGCAGCGGTAGGAAAAG GACTGCGGATGGCCTGGACGCCTGCCCCATCCCGCCCAAGCACGCGAGGCCAGAGAACGGGGAATACGGCCCGGCCACCCCGGAGCAGAGCTCGGCCTTCCAGCTGAGCACAGACCCCAGTAGCAGCCCCCTTTCTCTGGGCAGCAGGCCCTCAGGGGGCAAGGAGGTGCCGAGGGCTCCAGGTCCCGGGTCCCCACCTGAGGAGGGTGCAGAGCGCATAAAGCACA gaaggaaacagaaaacaccCAAGAAGTTTACGGGTGAGCAGCCGTCCATCTCAGGGACTTTTGGACTCAAAG GgctggccaaggcagaagacaAAGCCCGCATCCATCGGGCCAAGAAACAGGAGGGTCCAGGCCCTGAGGACACGCGGAAGAAGGGGCCAGCCCCCACCAGCACTGTCAGCAAGGACGTGCCGGCTCCTATGACCCACCCAGCCGCAG GTGGCCCTGAGGAGCAGTGGCAACGGGCCATCCACGAACGGGGGGAAGCTGTCTGCcccacctgcaatgtggtcaCCCGCAAGACCCTCGTCGGGCTTAAGAAGCACATGGAAGTGTGTCAGAAG CTGCAGGATGCACTGAAGTGTCAGCATTGCCGCAAGCAGTTCAAGTCCAAGGCCGGCCTCAACTACCACACCATGGCTGAGCACAGCACCAAG CCCTCTGATGCCGAGGCCTCGGAAGGGAGCGAGCAGGAGGAGCGGGAGCGGCTGCGGAAGGTGCTGAAGCAGATGGGCCGATTGCGCTGCCCCCAAGAG GGCTGCGGGGCTGCCTTCTCTAGTCTCATGGGCTACCAGTACCATCAGCGACGCTGCGGAAAGCCACCCTGCGAAGTGGAGACCCCATCCTTCCCCTGCACCCACTGTGGCAAGCCCTACCGCTCAAAAGCAGGCCATGACTACCACGTGCGCTCAGAGCACACAGCCCCG CCCCCTGAGGAGCCCTCTGACAAGGCCCCTGAGGCTGAGGACCCGCTGGGTGTGGAGCGGACTCCCAGTGGCCGTATCCGCCGCACGTCGGCCCAGGTCGCTGTGTTCCACCTGCAGGAGATCGCAGAGGACGAGCTGGCCCGAGACTGGACCAAGCGGCGGATGAAGGATGACCTGGTGCCTGAGACTGCACGG CTCAACTACACACGGCCGGGCCTTCCTGTGCTGAACCCCGAGCTGCTGGAGGCATGGAAGAATGAGGTCAAGGAGAAAGGCCATGTCAACTGCCCCAACGAT tgcTGTGAAGCCATCTACTCCAGCGTGTCCGGCCTCAAGGCCCACCTGGCCAGCTGCAGCAAG GGGGACCACCTGGTGGGGAAGTACTGCTGTCTGCTGTGTCCCAAGGAATTCAGCTCCGAGAGCGGCGTCAAGTACCACATCCTCAAGACCCACGCGGAG AACTGGTTCCGCACTTCGGCAGACCCACCTCCCAGACACAAGGGCATGGACTCCCCTGTGCCCAGGAAAGAGAAGAGTCCAGCCAGCGGGAAGAAGCGGGGCCGCAAGCCCAAAGAGCGGCCCTCTGAGGAGCCAGCCCCCGGGACACCTCCCCGCCAGGACGACTGGCCCCCAGCAGGCAGAGACAAGGGGGTCCGGGGCTCCACTGGCCGGAAGGTGGGAGCCGGCAAGGCACCCGAGAAGTGA